A single region of the Candidatus Protochlamydia amoebophila UWE25 genome encodes:
- a CDS encoding DUF6580 family putative transport protein — translation MNTSRFLTIFGLIFFGIATRLMPHPPCFTPLNAIILFSAYHYQNRSLTLFLLFSTLLFSDLVIGFYSTLPFVYFSFCLMIFIGQKLKEKMPLRYLFFISLLTSFLFFLITNFGVWTGGSLYPKTLEGLIACYLAGIPFLRNQILGDVSYSFLLFGYVAYWKKNFSSQYALRNFQPI, via the coding sequence ATGAATACGTCTCGCTTTTTAACAATTTTTGGATTAATTTTTTTTGGAATTGCTACGCGTTTAATGCCGCATCCCCCTTGTTTTACGCCCCTTAATGCTATTATCCTTTTTAGCGCTTACCACTATCAAAATCGTTCATTGACCTTATTTTTACTCTTTTCGACGCTTCTTTTTAGTGATCTTGTTATAGGGTTTTATTCTACATTACCGTTTGTTTATTTTAGCTTTTGTTTGATGATTTTTATAGGGCAAAAACTTAAAGAAAAAATGCCTTTACGATATCTCTTCTTCATTAGTTTACTAACTTCTTTCCTTTTCTTTTTGATCACAAATTTCGGAGTTTGGACAGGGGGTTCTTTGTATCCAAAAACATTAGAAGGGTTAATTGCTTGCTACTTAGCCGGTATTCCTTTTTTGAGAAATCAAATATTAGGGGACGTAAGCTATAGCTTTTTGTTGTTTGGATATGTGGCATATTGGAAAAAAAATTTCTCAAGCCAATACGCCTTACGAAACTTTCAACCTATCTGA
- a CDS encoding alpha/beta hydrolase: protein MLNPVFVSRSYFCLDKTFSGKTGLGYLGRTIIWIKDKLKSVAIDALAYALFFVAARTVIFSSTHSFKKKCSAARVENSRLILQSLGGKELSLKMPDGHQISAMYLNSSACLEVLINKGAQKDNLQLTQEQVQEILWIPQDKQDLLHLVDRLGLTLKQHNGRDYVALGIPKNSSQIDSTHVISELNKANAGTVIYAPGSGHIFEFRRKTIGTFLVGYGMNMLVFNYSQTGRSEGKISEQATYENVEAAYEYLKKVKKLSNHKILGYGHCMGAGPILHLASKHSISTLVDRAPINMGTFAQLRLITLCKLPPFLYFLTDWVKPVMENCFRYANDERIAHVKGCLALIEATHDAMIPAEYIQNLFDLAKSAKSKVKLTLESDHDADLCGNDELLRLDLGKFLTEAQIIGY from the coding sequence ATGTTAAATCCTGTTTTCGTTTCAAGGAGTTATTTCTGTTTAGATAAAACATTTTCAGGAAAAACTGGACTGGGATATTTAGGACGAACAATAATTTGGATTAAAGATAAATTAAAATCTGTAGCAATTGATGCATTGGCCTATGCCTTATTTTTTGTAGCGGCGCGGACAGTAATCTTTTCTTCTACGCACTCATTTAAAAAAAAATGTAGCGCCGCTAGAGTTGAAAATTCACGGCTAATTTTGCAATCCTTAGGTGGGAAAGAGTTAAGTTTAAAAATGCCAGATGGGCATCAAATTTCTGCCATGTATTTGAACAGTAGTGCCTGTTTGGAGGTTTTAATTAATAAAGGAGCTCAAAAAGATAACCTTCAATTAACGCAAGAGCAAGTTCAAGAAATTCTTTGGATTCCACAAGATAAGCAAGATCTTCTTCATTTGGTTGATAGATTAGGTTTAACCCTTAAACAACATAATGGAAGAGATTATGTAGCTTTAGGCATTCCTAAAAATAGTTCTCAGATAGATTCCACACATGTTATAAGCGAATTAAATAAGGCAAATGCTGGGACAGTCATTTATGCTCCTGGAAGCGGCCATATATTTGAATTCAGACGAAAAACCATAGGTACTTTCTTAGTTGGATACGGTATGAACATGCTTGTATTCAATTATTCACAAACAGGTCGAAGTGAAGGAAAAATTTCTGAACAAGCAACTTATGAAAATGTAGAAGCAGCTTATGAATATTTGAAAAAAGTTAAAAAGTTAAGTAATCATAAAATTTTAGGTTATGGCCATTGCATGGGAGCAGGCCCAATCTTACATCTTGCTTCTAAACATTCTATTTCTACCTTGGTTGATCGTGCGCCGATAAATATGGGAACATTTGCACAATTAAGGCTCATTACTTTGTGTAAGCTCCCTCCTTTCCTCTATTTTTTAACTGATTGGGTCAAACCTGTGATGGAAAATTGTTTTCGTTATGCAAACGATGAAAGAATTGCTCATGTAAAAGGATGTTTAGCGCTAATAGAAGCAACGCATGATGCCATGATTCCCGCAGAATATATACAGAACCTTTTTGATTTAGCAAAATCAGCTAAGTCAAAAGTAAAATTAACTTTAGAATCTGATCATGATGCTGATTTATGTGGAAATGATGAGCTGTTAAGATTAGATTTAGGAAAATTTTTAACAGAAGCCCAGATTATTGGTTATTAA
- a CDS encoding YchJ family metal-binding protein, translated as MRSRYAAYANHLADYIIQTTHPQLPHFRIDKHLWAKEILLFCHHTKFRKLEILDFLDEKEEATVTFIAHLQQKGLDASFQEKSCFKKIKEKWLYYSGFISR; from the coding sequence ATGCGCTCTCGCTATGCAGCTTACGCCAACCATCTTGCCGATTATATTATTCAAACGACCCATCCTCAACTTCCCCATTTTCGAATAGACAAACACTTATGGGCTAAAGAAATTCTATTGTTTTGCCATCACACAAAATTTCGAAAACTTGAGATTTTAGACTTTTTAGATGAAAAAGAAGAAGCAACGGTTACTTTTATTGCTCATCTTCAACAAAAGGGTTTAGATGCTTCTTTTCAAGAAAAAAGCTGTTTTAAGAAAATTAAAGAAAAATGGCTATACTATAGCGGCTTTATTTCTCGCTAA
- the def gene encoding peptide deformylase: protein MELSLAYYNDPILRKKTERVNHIDDALKQLIYDMVETMHTMKGIGLAAPQVHHSISLFVTCVPVKNKNGLWESGKDRVFINPQILSMSEETQTFSEGCLSIPNLHMNVTRPAKITVQAVDLEGNLFEEIFTGLQATNFMHEYDHLNGILIIDYYSLEERKSLEQLFSTSIQSEKY, encoded by the coding sequence ATGGAATTATCTTTAGCTTATTATAATGATCCCATTTTAAGGAAAAAAACTGAACGTGTGAATCATATCGATGATGCATTGAAACAATTAATCTATGATATGGTGGAAACAATGCACACGATGAAAGGGATTGGCTTAGCAGCCCCTCAAGTTCATCACTCAATTTCATTATTTGTAACATGTGTTCCAGTTAAAAACAAAAATGGTTTATGGGAATCAGGGAAAGATCGTGTGTTTATTAACCCTCAAATTCTTAGCATGAGTGAAGAAACGCAAACCTTTTCAGAGGGATGCTTGTCCATCCCCAATCTCCATATGAATGTGACAAGGCCTGCTAAAATTACGGTTCAAGCTGTTGATTTAGAAGGTAATTTATTCGAAGAAATTTTCACAGGACTTCAAGCCACTAACTTTATGCATGAATATGATCATCTTAATGGAATCCTGATTATTGATTATTATAGTCTGGAAGAGCGAAAATCTTTAGAACAACTTTTTAGCACCTCTATCCAATCGGAGAAATACTAA
- a CDS encoding YiiD C-terminal domain-containing protein: MILPKDELEMYLWKHIPISKAMGVTVKEASKLKITLEAPLLNNLNHKKTVFGGSLHAVATLSCWSLLHLNIADIYVQPVQIVIAKSEVNYLLPVSTKFEAECEMPDLTKWERFLKTFQRMGKARLSLSAKIMKGEKTYVDYLGVFVALMDKQ; the protein is encoded by the coding sequence ATGATTTTACCTAAAGATGAATTAGAAATGTATCTTTGGAAACACATTCCTATTTCTAAAGCAATGGGGGTTACTGTGAAGGAAGCTTCCAAATTAAAAATTACATTAGAAGCTCCTTTATTAAATAACCTAAATCACAAGAAAACGGTTTTCGGGGGAAGTTTGCACGCCGTGGCTACTTTGTCATGTTGGAGTTTATTACACCTAAATATAGCTGATATTTATGTACAACCAGTCCAAATCGTGATTGCAAAAAGTGAAGTAAATTATCTGTTACCTGTTTCAACTAAGTTTGAGGCGGAATGTGAAATGCCAGATTTAACAAAATGGGAAAGATTTTTAAAAACATTTCAAAGAATGGGAAAAGCTCGCCTAAGCTTATCAGCGAAAATTATGAAAGGAGAGAAGACTTATGTCGATTATTTAGGAGTTTTTGTAGCCTTAATGGACAAGCAGTAA
- a CDS encoding aldo/keto reductase — MEYRQLGRSGLKVPALSFGTATFGGTNEFFKKWGDTDVQEATRLINLCLESGITLFDTANVYSAGASEEILGKALKGKREQVLISTKATFKVGDKANDLGSSRYHIIEACEASLKRLGTDHIDIYFMHGFDALTPPEETLGALDNLIQSGKVRYIGCSNFSGWHLMKSLATSEKYGLARYVVYQGYYSLIGRDYEEELMPLGIDQGVGLMAWSPLGWGRLTGKIRRGKKPAEGRINEGGSVGGPPVDDEYLYNVIDAIDQIAKETGKTIPQIALNWILQRPTVVNVVVGARNEEQLKQNLGVLNWSLTKEQIAKLDAASEKQPVYPYWHQRDFKERNPRPIPS, encoded by the coding sequence ATGGAATATAGACAGCTTGGGCGTTCGGGTTTGAAAGTCCCCGCCTTAAGTTTTGGAACTGCAACTTTTGGAGGGACTAACGAATTTTTTAAGAAGTGGGGAGATACAGATGTTCAAGAAGCCACTCGTCTTATTAATTTATGTCTAGAGTCCGGGATTACCTTATTTGATACAGCCAATGTTTATTCTGCAGGAGCTTCAGAAGAAATTTTAGGTAAAGCACTTAAAGGAAAGCGTGAACAAGTTTTAATTTCTACTAAAGCGACCTTTAAAGTTGGCGATAAAGCAAATGATTTAGGATCTTCACGTTATCACATTATTGAAGCCTGTGAAGCTAGTTTAAAAAGACTAGGAACAGATCATATTGATATTTATTTTATGCATGGTTTTGATGCTTTAACACCACCAGAAGAAACCTTAGGGGCATTAGACAATCTGATTCAAAGTGGGAAAGTTCGTTATATTGGATGTTCAAATTTTTCTGGTTGGCATTTAATGAAATCACTAGCAACTTCTGAAAAATATGGTTTAGCTCGCTATGTTGTCTATCAAGGGTATTATTCTTTGATAGGAAGAGATTACGAAGAAGAATTGATGCCTCTTGGAATAGATCAAGGAGTAGGATTGATGGCTTGGAGCCCGCTTGGATGGGGACGGTTAACTGGGAAAATACGAAGAGGGAAAAAACCTGCTGAAGGACGTATAAATGAGGGTGGATCTGTTGGAGGTCCTCCAGTAGATGATGAATATTTATACAATGTCATTGATGCGATTGATCAAATAGCTAAAGAAACAGGAAAAACAATTCCACAAATTGCCTTAAATTGGATTTTACAAAGGCCCACTGTTGTTAATGTTGTTGTTGGAGCTCGTAATGAGGAACAGTTAAAACAAAATCTCGGTGTACTCAATTGGAGTCTAACAAAAGAACAAATTGCCAAATTAGACGCGGCGAGTGAAAAGCAACCTGTTTACCCTTACTGGCATCAAAGAGATTTTAAAGAAAGAAATCCTCGACCAATTCCTTCATAA
- a CDS encoding MFS transporter — translation MPTSRLAAWVMWIVASIFYAYQYLLRVMPNIVIDDIMQQFQIGAATIGQFSGIYYIGYSLMHLPLGILLDRYGPRMIMSICILLTVIGLLPLIFATHWIYPIAGRALIGMGSSAAILGLFKIIRLSFSEEKFPRMLSISVMIGLLGAIYGGGPVGYLREIYGYHAVVQLFALIGIVLMGITYWMIPNVRSSQPTSMMSEIKNVIFNKRVIWCCLFAGLMVGPLEGFADVWGRSFLKEVYQFDGTLAASLPSMIFIGMCFGAPILSLIAEKTGNYLTTIIGAGIIMTISFSSLLIWHLNTNWMGFNFIIVGICCAYQILAIYKASTYVSEQAAGLTTAVANMIIMIFGYTFHAIIGSIINVFGGSNNEQALIYGIAVIPIGLTIGILGFVILFMSEQVKTEKELLPSS, via the coding sequence ATGCCTACCTCTCGATTGGCTGCCTGGGTCATGTGGATAGTCGCTTCGATCTTTTATGCCTATCAATATCTATTAAGAGTGATGCCTAACATTGTAATCGATGACATCATGCAACAATTTCAAATTGGAGCAGCCACAATCGGTCAATTTTCAGGTATCTATTACATCGGTTACTCTCTGATGCATCTACCTCTTGGAATATTATTAGATCGCTATGGACCTAGAATGATCATGAGCATTTGTATCTTATTGACAGTTATTGGGTTACTTCCACTTATTTTCGCGACACATTGGATTTATCCAATTGCTGGGCGTGCTTTGATTGGAATGGGGTCTTCTGCAGCCATTCTTGGATTGTTCAAAATTATTCGTTTAAGCTTTAGCGAAGAAAAATTTCCTCGTATGCTTAGTATTTCTGTGATGATAGGATTATTAGGAGCAATTTATGGAGGAGGACCTGTCGGTTACTTGCGCGAAATATATGGATATCACGCAGTCGTTCAATTATTTGCTTTAATCGGTATTGTTTTAATGGGAATTACTTACTGGATGATTCCTAATGTGAGAAGTTCTCAACCAACCTCTATGATGAGCGAGATCAAAAATGTTATTTTTAATAAACGCGTCATTTGGTGTTGTCTATTTGCAGGTCTAATGGTTGGACCTCTTGAGGGTTTTGCCGATGTCTGGGGACGCTCATTTTTAAAAGAAGTTTATCAATTTGACGGAACTTTAGCTGCCAGTTTACCTTCCATGATTTTTATAGGCATGTGTTTTGGAGCTCCAATTTTAAGTTTAATTGCCGAGAAAACAGGCAATTACTTAACAACTATTATTGGGGCTGGAATCATTATGACAATCAGCTTTTCTAGCTTGCTTATTTGGCATTTAAATACAAATTGGATGGGATTTAATTTTATTATTGTAGGCATTTGCTGCGCTTATCAAATTTTGGCTATTTATAAAGCCTCAACATATGTTTCTGAACAAGCCGCAGGTTTAACAACGGCAGTGGCCAATATGATCATTATGATCTTCGGATATACTTTTCATGCAATCATAGGTAGTATAATTAATGTATTTGGTGGCTCAAATAACGAACAAGCATTAATCTACGGAATTGCCGTTATTCCGATTGGATTAACTATAGGTATCCTGGGCTTTGTCATTTTATTCATGTCTGAGCAAGTTAAAACAGAGAAAGAACTTTTACCAAGTTCTTAA